A DNA window from Candidatus Wallbacteria bacterium contains the following coding sequences:
- a CDS encoding Gx transporter family protein gives MSSTLSASKRVALAATLLSMAICASLLDTSLQTYFQTMPFLRLGLSNIFVLLGVLLLPVSEALLIATGKVLLPGIILGNLGPSFLLAATGTAFSFLVMLITRKKSSIYFISQSGAIFHNLGQFIALSFVLPEAVTPGMLRLLLLSSIPGGIIVAACTYLVLYRAEVFLESSLPDTL, from the coding sequence GTGAGCTCGACGCTATCTGCCAGTAAAAGAGTTGCTCTGGCCGCCACCCTGCTTTCCATGGCCATCTGTGCAAGCCTGCTGGACACATCCCTCCAGACTTACTTCCAAACCATGCCGTTTCTCAGGCTGGGCCTCTCAAATATCTTTGTACTCCTCGGGGTGCTCCTGCTGCCTGTTTCAGAGGCTCTCCTGATTGCGACCGGAAAAGTGCTGCTGCCCGGAATCATACTGGGAAATCTGGGGCCTTCGTTCCTGCTTGCAGCAACAGGCACGGCGTTTTCCTTCCTCGTCATGCTGATCACCCGGAAAAAATCGTCAATTTATTTCATTTCACAGTCAGGCGCAATTTTTCACAACCTGGGGCAATTCATAGCTTTGAGCTTTGTGCTTCCCGAAGCAGTCACACCAGGAATGCTCCGCCTGCTGCTCCTCTCTTCCATTCCGGGCGGGATTATAGTCGCAGCCTGCACGTATCTTGTACTTTACCGCGCTGAGGTTTTTCTTGAATCGAGCTTACCGGATACACTATAA